From the Acidicapsa ligni genome, one window contains:
- a CDS encoding 2-oxo acid dehydrogenase subunit E2 encodes MATEVIMPQMGESIFEGTITKWLKKVGDTVQKDEPLFEISTDKVDAEIPSPVAGTLTEIKVVEGTTVQINTVVALVGETGEATSAASKEAPKADANAAATAPVAKKTAADGAAASADSDALAKAKTDASEKPAAGAVTGGTDVVMPQMGESIFEGTITKWLKKVGDAVQKDEPLFEISTDKVDAEIPAPIAGKLSEIKVPEGTTVQINTVVAVIGGSASGAAASAPAAAVAAVSAPAAVASATANPSAGTTDKLRSSPLVRRIAKDNNLDLRQIAGTGTGGRITKDDTLKFLATNGAGSTAPAASAPVASTPSIPAVAQAPAAVAATAATPAQAKAPAVAAPVATPVSEPLSGELVPLSKMRSIIAQRMVESAHTSPHVHTVFKVDMTRIAKLREKEKGKYEQRNGVKLTYMPFIAAAAVQTLRKFPIVNASLETSDAGMGIRYHKNINLGIAVALEWGLIVPVIKQAEERSFLGLARAVADLAERARGKKLKPDEVSGSTFTLTNSGIFGEEFGTPIINQPDSAILAIGGLKKEPIVITDAEGNDTIAIRWTQNFCLGFDHRTIDGADAGKFMAEFKKTLENWSGDIS; translated from the coding sequence ATGGCAACCGAAGTAATCATGCCCCAGATGGGCGAGTCGATTTTTGAAGGCACGATCACCAAGTGGCTGAAGAAGGTGGGCGACACGGTCCAGAAGGACGAGCCCCTGTTCGAGATTTCGACCGATAAAGTGGATGCCGAGATTCCTTCGCCTGTGGCTGGGACGCTGACCGAGATCAAGGTGGTCGAGGGAACGACGGTTCAGATCAATACGGTGGTTGCTTTGGTTGGCGAGACGGGAGAAGCCACTTCTGCAGCCAGCAAGGAGGCGCCAAAGGCAGATGCAAACGCCGCGGCTACTGCGCCTGTGGCGAAGAAAACTGCCGCCGACGGAGCAGCTGCAAGCGCTGATTCGGATGCGCTTGCCAAGGCAAAGACAGATGCCTCCGAAAAGCCCGCTGCGGGTGCCGTAACTGGCGGAACCGACGTAGTGATGCCGCAGATGGGCGAGTCGATTTTTGAAGGCACGATCACCAAGTGGCTGAAGAAGGTGGGCGACGCGGTCCAGAAGGACGAGCCTCTGTTCGAGATCTCGACCGACAAAGTCGATGCTGAAATTCCTGCACCAATCGCTGGAAAGTTGAGCGAGATCAAGGTTCCCGAGGGTACGACAGTGCAGATCAATACGGTTGTCGCCGTGATTGGCGGAAGTGCTTCCGGTGCTGCTGCAAGTGCGCCGGCTGCCGCTGTCGCAGCGGTCAGCGCTCCTGCTGCGGTGGCTTCCGCTACGGCGAATCCCAGTGCAGGCACGACGGATAAGCTGCGTTCGTCGCCGCTGGTGCGCCGCATCGCCAAGGATAACAATCTCGACCTACGGCAGATTGCGGGAACGGGCACGGGTGGACGAATCACGAAGGACGATACGCTGAAGTTCCTGGCGACGAATGGCGCGGGCTCCACTGCTCCTGCTGCATCGGCTCCTGTTGCATCGACTCCATCGATTCCGGCTGTTGCACAGGCTCCTGCTGCTGTAGCTGCGACGGCTGCTACGCCTGCTCAGGCGAAGGCTCCTGCTGTTGCCGCGCCGGTTGCCACTCCTGTTTCGGAACCGCTTTCCGGTGAGCTTGTGCCGCTTAGCAAGATGCGTTCAATCATTGCTCAGCGCATGGTTGAGAGCGCGCACACCAGTCCGCATGTTCACACCGTCTTCAAGGTGGATATGACGCGCATCGCAAAGCTGCGCGAAAAGGAAAAGGGCAAGTACGAGCAGCGCAATGGAGTAAAGCTGACCTACATGCCGTTCATTGCTGCTGCTGCTGTGCAGACGCTGCGCAAATTCCCAATCGTGAATGCTTCTCTGGAGACAAGCGATGCTGGCATGGGGATTCGATACCACAAGAACATCAACCTTGGCATCGCGGTCGCGCTGGAGTGGGGACTGATTGTTCCGGTGATCAAGCAGGCTGAGGAGCGCAGCTTCCTGGGGCTGGCGCGCGCTGTCGCCGATCTTGCTGAGCGAGCACGCGGCAAGAAGCTGAAGCCAGATGAGGTCTCAGGCTCGACGTTTACGCTGACCAACTCCGGCATCTTCGGCGAAGAGTTTGGCACACCGATCATCAACCAGCCGGACTCGGCGATCCTGGCGATTGGCGGTTTGAAAAAAGAGCCGATCGTGATCACGGATGCTGAGGGCAATGACACGATTGCGATTCGCTGGACGCAGAACTTCTGCTTGGGCTTTGATCATCGGACTATCGATGGCGCGGACGCCGGGAAGTTCATGGCGGAGTTCAAGAAGACGCTGGAGAACTGGTCGGGAGACATCTCTTAA
- the lpxC gene encoding UDP-3-O-acyl-N-acetylglucosamine deacetylase gives MANFTSNPTHQEQTIEAPLEFSGVGLHSGAPVMMRLLPAPAGSGIVFRRTDLDNFEIPATGRNVAKVSYATSLMRQGVLISTTEHLLSALIGMGVDNVIVELDNLELPILDGSALPYVAAFQSVGIRVQRRRREYIRVLRPVEVREGEKFIGVYPGDGYSITYDIDFPAPIGCDSFSVDLETETYGAEIASARTFGYKADEEKLRNMGLIRGAGPENAIILTPKGPENGPLRYPDEYVRHKVLDLIGDLALAGKRIQGKVYAMRAGHAMHTALVSRLIKDRSAWELAHAPVTKPEVEAAGGVVGNPAFAGI, from the coding sequence TTGGCGAATTTTACTTCCAACCCGACGCACCAGGAACAGACGATTGAGGCACCGCTTGAATTTTCAGGAGTGGGGCTGCATTCGGGGGCTCCGGTGATGATGCGGCTGTTGCCGGCTCCAGCGGGCTCGGGCATCGTGTTTCGGCGGACAGATCTGGACAACTTCGAGATTCCTGCCACGGGGCGGAATGTTGCGAAGGTCAGTTACGCGACCAGCCTCATGCGGCAGGGTGTGTTGATCTCGACGACTGAGCATCTGTTGTCGGCGCTGATAGGCATGGGCGTGGACAACGTCATTGTCGAGTTGGACAACCTGGAGCTGCCTATCCTGGATGGTTCGGCGCTGCCGTATGTGGCGGCTTTTCAGTCGGTTGGAATTCGCGTACAGCGGCGGCGGCGGGAGTACATTCGCGTGCTTCGTCCGGTTGAGGTGCGTGAGGGCGAAAAGTTTATCGGTGTGTATCCCGGCGACGGCTACAGCATTACTTACGATATTGATTTTCCTGCGCCGATTGGGTGCGACAGTTTTTCTGTGGATCTTGAGACTGAGACCTACGGTGCGGAAATCGCTTCGGCGCGGACTTTTGGCTACAAGGCGGACGAGGAGAAGCTGCGTAACATGGGGCTGATTCGCGGGGCTGGGCCGGAGAACGCGATCATCCTGACGCCGAAGGGGCCGGAAAATGGACCACTGCGTTATCCGGACGAGTACGTGCGACACAAGGTGCTGGACCTGATTGGCGACCTGGCGCTGGCGGGCAAGCGGATCCAGGGCAAGGTATATGCCATGCGCGCTGGACATGCGATGCATACGGCGCTGGTTTCGCGGCTGATCAAGGATCGCTCGGCATGGGAGCTGGCACATGCTCCGGTAACGAAGCCTGAGGTTGAGGCTGCTGGCGGGGTTGTCGGCAATCCGGCTTTTGCGGGTATTTAG
- a CDS encoding FAD-binding oxidoreductase — protein MTETVAESKLKAAFGELQEILGERVSEALVVREHHSHGESTHPPGVPDFVCFPQSTDEVRRIVLVSVKHHLPVVPFGAGTSLEGHVHALRGGICVDMRQMNRVLRISAEDMDATVEAGVSRKQLQKTLENTGLTFFIDPGADATLGGMTATRASGTTAVRYGTMRENVLGLTVVLADGRVIHTGTRARKSSAGYDLTRLFVGSEGTLGVITEVTLRLHAQPEAVTAAICAFSTIEGAVRTVIEVIQLGVSVARIEFMDDHQVDAVNRYSGLNLALKPTLLFEFHGVSEASVAEAARMAETLSLEHGGQGFAWQTTLAERDRLWKARHDVYYATGALRPGSSVLTTDVCVPISRLAECIVATRAELDQASFPAVMVGHVGDGNFHVQCLLGPDQVAEADAFAARLVDRAQAMGGTCTGEHGVGSGKKKYLKAEHGEALEVMRDLKRMFDPENRMNPGKVVDLD, from the coding sequence GTGACTGAGACTGTGGCTGAATCAAAATTGAAAGCAGCTTTTGGAGAGTTGCAGGAGATTCTTGGGGAGCGGGTGAGCGAAGCCCTGGTGGTTCGGGAGCATCACAGTCACGGGGAAAGTACGCATCCGCCGGGAGTGCCGGATTTCGTGTGTTTTCCGCAGAGCACGGACGAGGTGCGCCGGATTGTGCTGGTAAGCGTAAAGCATCATTTGCCGGTTGTTCCATTTGGAGCGGGGACTTCGCTGGAGGGTCATGTTCATGCGCTGCGTGGGGGAATCTGCGTGGATATGCGGCAGATGAATCGCGTGCTGCGCATCAGTGCGGAGGATATGGATGCGACGGTGGAGGCTGGTGTGAGCCGCAAGCAGTTGCAAAAGACATTGGAGAATACTGGCCTGACATTTTTTATCGATCCGGGTGCGGATGCGACGCTGGGCGGTATGACGGCAACGCGTGCTTCGGGAACGACCGCGGTGCGTTATGGAACGATGCGCGAAAACGTGCTTGGGCTGACGGTGGTGCTGGCGGATGGGCGCGTGATTCATACCGGGACCCGGGCTCGCAAGTCGAGTGCGGGATATGACCTGACGCGGTTGTTTGTCGGCTCTGAGGGGACGCTTGGGGTGATCACGGAAGTGACGCTGCGTTTACATGCGCAGCCGGAGGCGGTGACGGCTGCGATCTGCGCATTCAGCACGATTGAGGGCGCGGTGAGGACGGTGATTGAGGTGATTCAACTTGGGGTGAGCGTGGCTCGGATTGAGTTCATGGACGATCACCAGGTGGATGCGGTGAATCGCTATTCGGGATTGAATCTCGCGTTGAAGCCGACTCTGCTGTTTGAGTTTCACGGAGTGAGTGAGGCGAGTGTGGCAGAGGCGGCACGGATGGCTGAGACGCTTTCGCTGGAACATGGCGGCCAGGGTTTTGCATGGCAGACGACGCTGGCTGAGCGCGATCGATTGTGGAAGGCGCGGCACGATGTGTACTATGCGACGGGCGCGTTGCGGCCGGGTTCGAGTGTGCTGACGACGGATGTTTGTGTGCCGATTTCGCGGCTGGCGGAGTGCATTGTGGCGACGCGGGCGGAGTTGGATCAGGCTAGTTTTCCGGCGGTGATGGTGGGGCATGTGGGAGATGGGAACTTTCATGTGCAGTGCCTGCTGGGGCCGGATCAGGTGGCCGAGGCGGATGCTTTTGCAGCGCGCCTGGTGGATCGGGCACAGGCGATGGGCGGGACATGCACGGGTGAGCATGGTGTTGGTTCGGGGAAGAAAAAGTATCTCAAGGCCGAGCATGGTGAGGCTCTGGAAGTGATGCGTGATTTGAAGAGGATGTTCGATCCGGAGAATCGTATGAATCCGGGGAAGGTTGTGGATTTGGATTAG
- a CDS encoding thioesterase family protein — protein MSANLIGFCPHGHLVCGPATLKTGWLALALINSFVRIPFLVLRQMVLPLPRMGVLETDVIPMRVWPNNIDFNLHLNNGSYLSVMDYGRLHLLARAGVLKPILKARWAPVVGAVWMTYRRSLPLFGRFELATRLVCWDERWFYMEQVFTGDAGLVAIGWVKGALLKGSVTVAPQQVMELVQPGIMSPPLPESIQIWNELTREKLDGVR, from the coding sequence TTGAGCGCCAATCTCATCGGATTCTGTCCGCACGGGCACCTGGTATGCGGTCCGGCTACACTCAAGACAGGGTGGCTGGCGTTGGCGCTGATCAATAGTTTTGTACGAATTCCGTTTCTGGTGCTGCGGCAGATGGTGCTGCCACTGCCACGCATGGGTGTGCTGGAGACGGACGTAATTCCGATGCGTGTCTGGCCGAACAATATCGATTTCAACCTGCATTTGAATAACGGCAGCTATCTTAGCGTGATGGATTATGGACGGCTTCATCTGCTGGCGCGAGCCGGAGTGCTGAAGCCGATTCTGAAGGCGCGCTGGGCTCCTGTGGTGGGTGCTGTGTGGATGACCTACCGGCGTTCGCTGCCGCTGTTTGGCCGGTTTGAACTGGCGACGCGGCTGGTTTGCTGGGATGAGCGCTGGTTCTACATGGAACAGGTCTTTACGGGCGATGCGGGGTTGGTGGCCATCGGTTGGGTTAAAGGCGCATTGCTGAAGGGTTCTGTTACGGTTGCTCCGCAACAGGTGATGGAGCTGGTGCAGCCGGGAATTATGAGTCCTCCGTTGCCGGAGTCGATTCAAATATGGAACGAGCTGACGCGAGAGAAGCTGGATGGCGTGCGTTAG
- a CDS encoding slipin family protein, whose amino-acid sequence MPINKHFSSVGITVCLLCILAGAVAAALSNTAAIAVPGALLGAYFLFAIKVVDQWEKVAILRFGRYRGLRGPGVFLIVPVIDTLSRYVDQRVRVTTVSAESTLTRDTVPVSVDAILFWLVWNAEKSILEVEDFIQAITLSSQTALRESIGRHQLAQMITERETLGRELQKILDEKTTPWGITVQSVEIRDVRIPQALENSMSQQAQAERERQARIILGEAEVQVSEQFAEASRVYNDNPGALHLRGMNMLYEAIREKGAMVIVPSSAIETMGLGGTLAATTLAKQQ is encoded by the coding sequence ATGCCGATCAACAAACACTTCAGCTCAGTCGGAATCACCGTTTGTCTACTCTGCATTCTCGCGGGCGCAGTGGCCGCAGCGTTGAGCAATACAGCCGCGATTGCTGTGCCTGGCGCCCTCCTCGGAGCGTATTTCCTCTTTGCGATTAAGGTCGTTGACCAGTGGGAAAAAGTCGCCATCCTGCGCTTCGGCCGTTATCGCGGATTGCGCGGCCCAGGCGTCTTTCTCATCGTCCCCGTCATCGATACACTGTCGCGCTACGTGGATCAGCGCGTACGCGTCACCACCGTCAGCGCCGAGTCTACGCTCACACGTGACACTGTACCGGTCAGCGTCGATGCCATCCTCTTCTGGCTTGTATGGAATGCTGAAAAATCCATTCTCGAAGTAGAAGACTTCATCCAGGCCATAACTCTCAGTTCTCAAACCGCGCTACGCGAATCGATTGGTCGCCACCAACTCGCGCAAATGATCACCGAACGCGAAACCCTCGGCCGCGAACTGCAGAAAATTCTCGATGAGAAGACCACCCCCTGGGGCATCACCGTTCAGTCCGTCGAGATACGCGATGTCCGCATTCCACAAGCGCTTGAGAACTCCATGTCGCAGCAGGCCCAGGCCGAGCGCGAACGCCAGGCCCGCATCATTCTCGGCGAGGCCGAGGTGCAGGTATCAGAACAATTCGCCGAGGCCAGCCGCGTCTACAACGACAACCCCGGCGCACTTCATCTGCGCGGCATGAACATGCTCTACGAAGCCATTCGCGAAAAAGGTGCGATGGTCATCGTGCCCTCCAGCGCCATAGAAACCATGGGCCTCGGCGGCACACTCGCCGCCACCACACTCGCCAAGCAACAGTAA
- a CDS encoding GntR family transcriptional regulator, with product MKPMKKSARFDAAAFAFRLDAHSGVPVYRQLIDQVQGAISSGALASGDQLPTVRQVAVDLAINPNTVLRAYREMEIRGTLDTQQGTGTFIADKDDRRSQYSDAERERMLTQLVDEFASRAGAAGFTVKQLIKALRELRPE from the coding sequence ATGAAACCCATGAAAAAGAGCGCCAGATTCGATGCGGCTGCATTCGCCTTCCGACTCGATGCCCATAGCGGCGTCCCTGTCTACCGCCAGCTCATAGATCAGGTTCAGGGAGCCATCTCTTCCGGCGCCCTCGCTTCCGGCGATCAGTTGCCTACCGTTCGTCAGGTCGCCGTCGATCTCGCTATCAATCCAAATACTGTCCTGCGCGCCTATCGAGAGATGGAGATTCGCGGCACCCTCGACACGCAGCAAGGCACCGGCACGTTCATTGCCGACAAGGATGACAGGCGTTCCCAATACTCTGACGCCGAGCGCGAACGCATGCTCACGCAATTGGTAGATGAGTTCGCATCCCGTGCAGGAGCCGCAGGCTTCACCGTCAAACAACTCATCAAAGCCCTGCGCGAACTCAGACCGGAATAA
- the lipB gene encoding lipoyl(octanoyl) transferase LipB → MIQYLYLGRIGYDEALALQQEIVELRYQGRVDNVLLLLEHPPVLTLGRNAGRANVLATDEMLARKGVTIHETKRGGDVTYHGPGQLVGYPIFDLRSLTNSSGGRLGPVDHVRKIEEALIRLCAGYGVLTGRVAGRTGVWTNPTVAGEQVTGRQAAGEKKVGAIGVHVSRGITSHGFALNVTTDLRDFQWIVPCGIADREVTSLELEVADPASLPTLEGVADAAARQFGLVYGEQVLAVDSLDALRGNLRPGTRQVGVPLAVPAEVERLRRLTEKDGGATEKPVEA, encoded by the coding sequence ATGATTCAGTACTTGTACCTGGGGCGCATTGGATACGATGAGGCGCTGGCACTACAGCAGGAGATCGTGGAGCTGCGCTACCAGGGGCGCGTGGATAATGTGCTGCTGCTGCTGGAGCATCCGCCGGTGCTGACGCTGGGGCGCAACGCGGGCCGGGCCAATGTGCTGGCCACGGATGAGATGCTGGCGCGGAAGGGTGTGACCATCCACGAAACCAAGCGCGGCGGCGACGTGACGTATCACGGACCGGGACAGTTGGTGGGATATCCCATATTTGATTTGCGCAGTCTGACCAACTCCAGTGGAGGACGGCTGGGGCCGGTGGATCATGTGCGAAAGATTGAAGAGGCACTGATCCGGCTGTGCGCCGGGTACGGTGTGCTGACCGGCAGGGTTGCGGGTCGGACTGGAGTGTGGACAAATCCGACGGTTGCCGGAGAGCAAGTTACTGGAAGACAGGCTGCTGGGGAAAAGAAAGTTGGCGCGATCGGAGTGCATGTTTCGCGAGGGATTACTTCGCACGGCTTTGCGCTGAATGTTACGACGGATCTGCGGGATTTTCAGTGGATTGTTCCCTGCGGCATTGCGGATCGCGAGGTGACCAGCCTGGAGCTGGAGGTGGCCGATCCGGCGAGCCTGCCAACGCTGGAAGGCGTGGCAGATGCTGCGGCGCGGCAGTTTGGCCTTGTGTATGGGGAGCAGGTTTTAGCGGTCGATAGCCTGGATGCGCTTCGCGGCAATCTTCGGCCGGGTACCCGGCAGGTTGGGGTGCCGCTGGCCGTGCCGGCTGAGGTTGAGCGCCTTCGCCGTCTCACTGAGAAGGACGGCGGAGCCACTGAGAAGCCAGTTGAGGCATGA
- a CDS encoding lactonase family protein, producing the protein MANLTRRNFVRHSVLGSAALSLTMKSGLLAAQPSTHASKRILVGSGGEGILSFRWDAATGNLEPEGIAGVVSHSTWIDVSPDKRYLYVACELDEYQGKRTGAIASFKLPANQGEGKLSQISIVPSVGAGTCHLTTDHSGHVVIAADYSGGSAGTYLTTDGKLSNAVVSEHYTGYPGHGPVADRQEQAHAHFASVSPDNRFAYINDLGSDVIHIYKLDPLTAQLTPAGTFHAQPGVGPRTLHFLTGDGPVNGKIAYCVNELNSTVTVLKWNTTDGSLSPIQVVSLLTANDKPPAGVTNTGCDAVLTRDGRFAYFANRGEDFIIGFHVDQATGKLTEFSRNSRIPSGGKTPRNFTLDPTERWMLVANQGSSNLSVFARNPKTGELSAQGKNTPAKVPMCIVFI; encoded by the coding sequence ATGGCAAACTTGACCCGTCGCAACTTCGTCCGCCACTCCGTTCTGGGATCGGCCGCTCTCTCACTCACGATGAAGTCGGGCCTGCTAGCCGCCCAACCATCCACACATGCCTCAAAACGCATCCTCGTCGGCAGCGGTGGCGAAGGCATCCTATCCTTCCGATGGGACGCCGCAACCGGCAACCTTGAGCCCGAAGGCATCGCAGGCGTCGTCTCGCACTCCACCTGGATCGACGTTTCGCCCGACAAGCGCTATCTCTATGTCGCCTGCGAACTCGACGAATATCAAGGCAAACGTACCGGCGCCATCGCCAGCTTCAAGCTGCCCGCAAATCAGGGCGAAGGCAAGCTGAGCCAGATTTCCATCGTGCCCTCCGTCGGCGCAGGAACCTGCCATCTCACCACCGATCACAGCGGCCACGTCGTCATCGCAGCGGACTACTCCGGCGGCAGCGCTGGCACCTACCTCACCACCGACGGCAAGCTCAGCAATGCCGTGGTCAGCGAACACTACACCGGCTATCCCGGTCACGGCCCAGTCGCCGATCGCCAGGAGCAGGCCCACGCTCACTTCGCCTCCGTCTCGCCCGACAACCGCTTCGCCTACATCAACGACCTCGGCAGCGACGTGATCCACATCTACAAGCTCGACCCATTGACCGCGCAGCTCACCCCTGCCGGCACTTTCCATGCTCAACCCGGCGTTGGCCCACGCACACTGCACTTCCTAACCGGAGATGGCCCGGTCAACGGCAAAATCGCTTACTGCGTCAACGAACTCAACTCCACCGTCACCGTCCTGAAATGGAACACGACCGATGGCAGCCTGAGCCCCATCCAGGTAGTCAGCCTGCTCACCGCGAATGACAAGCCGCCCGCGGGAGTCACCAATACCGGCTGCGACGCCGTCCTCACCCGCGACGGTCGTTTTGCCTACTTCGCCAATCGCGGCGAAGACTTCATCATCGGCTTTCACGTCGATCAGGCCACCGGCAAACTCACCGAGTTCAGCAGAAATTCGCGCATCCCATCCGGCGGCAAAACCCCACGGAACTTCACCCTCGATCCCACGGAACGCTGGATGCTCGTAGCCAATCAAGGCTCCAGCAACCTCAGCGTCTTTGCACGTAATCCTAAAACCGGCGAACTGAGCGCTCAGGGCAAAAACACCCCGGCCAAAGTTCCCATGTGCATCGTGTTCATCTAA